One stretch of Thermoproteota archaeon DNA includes these proteins:
- a CDS encoding arginine decarboxylase, pyruvoyl-dependent: MLDLVAKKLFLTKGKGVHEDRLTSFEYALRDAGIAGTNLVLISSIFPPHAKLVSRKEGLKLINPGQILFTIYSRNQTNEPHRLTAASVGIAQPKDPNRYGYLSEYDSFGQSEKQAGDYAEDIAAQMLASSLGIPFDIDKSWDEKRQQWNISGQIYKSSNITQTAIGNKDGKWTTVFAAAVLIV; this comes from the coding sequence TTGTTAGACCTAGTAGCAAAGAAATTATTTTTAACAAAAGGAAAAGGAGTACACGAAGATAGGCTAACTAGTTTTGAGTATGCCTTACGAGATGCAGGAATTGCTGGAACTAACCTTGTCTTAATCTCTAGTATTTTTCCACCACATGCAAAACTTGTCTCAAGAAAGGAAGGATTAAAGCTAATTAATCCCGGACAGATTCTCTTTACAATTTATTCCCGTAACCAAACTAATGAACCGCATAGATTAACTGCTGCATCAGTAGGAATTGCACAACCAAAGGATCCTAATCGATATGGATATCTTTCAGAGTATGATTCCTTTGGACAAAGTGAAAAACAAGCAGGTGACTATGCAGAAGACATCGCTGCACAAATGTTGGCATCATCTTTAGGCATTCCTTTTGATATTGACAAAAGCTGGGATGAGAAACGACAACAATGGAATATCTCTGGACAAATCTACAAATCATCAAACATTACTCAAACTGCAATTGGAAACAAAGATGGTAAATGGACTACCGTGTTTGCTGCAGCAGTCTTGATTGTCTAG